aaactaattgtacagttaggtgagaaatcgcgagacgaaactttcgaacctaattaatccataattagatacaaattatcaaatacaaacgaaaatagcTACAGTAGTTAAACAGTAGCCAACGCAAAatattttgggaactaaacgtgCCCTTACCCAGCGCATCCAACATACTGCCATTGGCCAACAAGGCACATGGTCCAAGGATATATACTTTCGGGATTTGATCGAGCTGGAATACTGGATGCAGTGAATTTGGATTTATTTTCAACATGAATCTCTAACAAAATTCAGTTGGgttagatggaatggaatggcaAGGCTATCCATTCTAGGTCCACGTCGTCCCAGCTGGGCTTCTGGTCTAAGCAAAGTATAAGCAAGCATGCATGTATCTGACACGCACcacgtgtttttttttttttttgccttcaaTCAATAAGAAATAAGGAGTACTCCGTATCTGGCAATGCGTTTTCGAAAGTAGGCCACGGTTGATCGAGTATTAGAAATGCTGAGCATAAACGCATTTCAAGATGGAGCAAAAGTATAAGCAACAGATCAGTTCAGGCATTTTTTGAGCTATCGGTAGTGTTACATTCTGCAACTCCGCGGCAAAAATCATTCGTTCGAATGGTAAGTATATTGCTACCAGCACGACGTATCCGAGAGTTTCCAAGACCTATTTCCGATCTTTGATTTTTTGGGAAGATTGAAAAAGCAGCTCTCCAACGATTCCCTATCTAACCCCCAATCTTTCCACACTTGGGAAAAATCAGTCCAATCACCCAGAAATATCAATCTGAAGGTGGAAGCATGTGAGAAAGAATGAAGAGTAGAACAGTACTCACGATGCAAAATGTATAAGAGAGACAAATAGTATAAAAGTGGATAGAGTGATTTAAAAATAGTCCACGATTCCTGATGCAAAATTGTcctttaggccccgttcggcttaccccatattcggcttgttttttcagccgaaacagtatttttctcttacaacaattcagccagaatagtatttttcagccagtttcagccaagattcagcaagccgaacggtgCCTTATATTTTAGGGGTGAGATTTTGAAATTGTTGGAAGCAACCAACAATATGctcactccctccgtccctaaatatctgtcgttttAATTTTCTgaaaaacaactttgactaaatatatattaaaaaatattaatatttatggtacataataagTATTTTTGAAAGgaatctagtttttaataaatttatttagagatataaatgttacacatattttctataaatgAAGTCAAACTTGCGGCACGCATATCAACAGCGATAGTTATTTAGGCACGAAGGGAGTAGACCTGAGCATTTTGCAGGTCAGGCCGGGCTGGAAAAAAAAAGTCCAGATGTTTCGAGCCAAATCTCATCTATGACCGTTCCACTGGGTGAGTCCGGCCTGATTTTTGGGCAAGGCACAGCGTTGTAATTTTTTTTTATGAGACTCCTTGTACTCACCTTTTTTCCCCATCTGCCACGATGTGTGTGTGTGTCCGTCTGTCCGAAGccatgctttttgttttgggCACGTGTGGGCGCCTACCTACCAACCAATTAACCAAACAGTACTATCCTTTCCTCAGTAGTAGTTCCGAGATTAGTGGCTTCGTCAATAATGACGCCTCCAATCCAATCCCTAAGCCGAGAGCCCGAGAGTGGTTCTGTGTTGGCCACGATCGTCACGTCGGACCAGCAAGACTGTAGCTCGGTACGACCGGAGCGCAGCCTCGACACGTCCTCCACCCGGATGCCGGATGCTTTCCCGTTACCGAAAGGAACCTGACACATTCAACATGCTGGGACCGCTGCTGGGGTACTAGTGGGTACTGGTACCGGTGCCGGAGCCACGGCGGCTGCAACTGTGCCGTGAAAACCTCATGGCACATCCCCCCGCCACCTGCTTCGCCTTTGCGGAAATTCTCGGGACGAGTCGATAGAACCCAAGGAAAACGAATTTCAttgcgtgtttagttcgcgaattttgagaatttggctaccgttgcactttcgtttttatttgacaattagtgttcaatcatagactaattaggctcaaaacgttcgtctcgcaattttcaaccaaactgcgcaattagttttttttcgtctacatttaatgctccaggcacgtatcgtaagattcgatgtgatagctactatagcactttttgaaaaactttttggaactaaaaaaGCGATAAACATACGGAAGCAGTTTAGCGGTCGCTGGCGAGAGACAGTGACAGATGTAGTAGTATAATAAACTGCTAAGAGGAACTTCCTCTCATCGTCTTCTATTTTTAGCTTTCTGTAGTTCCATAGCTGCGAATCTGTGAAATGAGAGGTTTAGAAAGGGTTGGGGGCCTCAGTAGGGTCGGATGGCCTCGGCGTACAGCGTACCGCTGCTGCCCAGCAGGGCCCTCGAGAGACTGATAACAACAACTGTGAAAGAGATATTTACAGTGCACGGAGAGAAGCTGTCGTAGGCTTTTTGACTGCAGTCCAACCAGTCACGGAAGAAGGTAAATAAAGTGATTAGAAATAGGTTTATTTTAGACACAAAAGTACACGATAGCTCCTCCAAAAGTACCAAGGCGCCCGAGGAAGCTTGCAAACCCAGCAGCAGGTTAGGTAAGTAACCGTGCCGActtagcagcagcagcaacaacagtaACAGTAAAAAACACCTTTCCAATGTCAGCATCGCTGTCCTAATCTCGGATCTTTCCAAAAGCAGTACCGAGTTATCACCGCAAGATTTCGGGGTACGACTACTACTAACCCTGTTGCCTCATCACATCCGAAAGCAACGGGGCATCAAAGGTCAGGTTCCATCCTGCCGGGGGACGATCGAATTGTGGCTATAATAACAGCTTCAATTcgtggttttttttttcttttccagacAGAATGCAGGACTGGGAGAAGCATCGATCGAGCTATGTACAGGTCTGCATTTTACAGAGCTTCTAGCTCCACCAAAAGCAACAGCTGCGGGCGGCTGAAAGAATGATGGGCAAGCCGAGGCACGGAACTCCTCTAAGGTtaccaaccaaacaaaaaaaaaaggagaaaaccTCATAGGATCGTGCGGCCGTTGTTTGTCTTCCTCTTGGCGTCCTCCCATGGCGCAGGCACCTGTGCCGAAGACCCCATGTCCAGCTCTCCTCCAATCATCAATGCCGGGAGGCCACGGTTGGCAACCGTGGAGCCGCCCATGGTCCCTCCGATGCCAAGCCCAAGGAAGTCCAGCGTTGCAGCAGGCTTAGGACCGAACAGTGGTGATGGTCCCATCATCAGGTCCGGCAAGCCTGAGTTCCCACTTTCGTATGCAAGGCCAAGGCCGAGACCCCCAGACAGCATCGCCCTGGACTCCCTCTCCATTTGCTGCTGGTTACTCCGGTAGTGCCGCTCCATTGTCTCCATTTGCTGCTGGTTGCTCCTGTGGTGCGGCCACCGTTGCAAACTGGAATCCATCTCCATTTGCTGCTGATAGCTCCTGTGGTGCAGCCATCCTTGCGAACCGGATTCCATCTGCATTTGCTGATTACTCCGGTAGCTCTCCAATCCCATCATCTGCTGGTCATTCCGGTGGTGGTGCCATTGTTGTGAACTGGACTCCATCTCCCTTTGTTGATGATTCCGGTGGTGGTGCCATTGTTGCGAACTGGACTCCATCTCCCTTTGTTGATGATTCCGGTGGCGGCGCTCCATCTCCATTTGCTGGGTACCACGGGGGTGCCATGGTTGTGAACTGGACTCCATCTCCCTCCGTTGATGACTCTGGTGACGTTCCATCTCCATTTGCTGGTTCCTCCGGTGCTGCCATGGTTCCGTGCCGATATCAGCGATCCTTCCTTGTGGTAGCTGCTTTGATGGAGGCGATGACGAAGAGGAAGAGGCAAGCCCGAACTCCTTCAAGAAGGATGAGCTTGACTGCGTGGCTCCAGCCTCTGTTGCCTTCTGCAGGAGCGCTGTTGCGGACATGTGTGGCGCCGGAGGCGGAGCGAAGGTGCCTGAATTGCTTGCACTCGTCTGCGGGAACATCGAGGGTGGTCCAATTGCAAGGCAAAGGAAGGTGGGATCGACACCAATGAGATCGCGCAGAGATCTGCTCTGGGAAGTGGTGCTTGTTGTAGCTGACGCAAACAGACCGGCGAAAGTGTTGGTGGTTGTCGATGGCGCGATGGAATTGGAAACGCTGCCACCTGCACCACAGGTTGTGCTGCTTCCATCAGTGCCAATGGCTTCGGAGGGCGAGGGGAGGAAGCAAGGAAGCATTGGGGTGTCCTTGTCCAGCAGATTGGAGACCTCAAGCGCAGCATCCTTGTACTGATCTGCTTCCTGGAAACAGGTATCTTCATCTTGATCGGCTTCATCCTCTAATTTCGCAGTCACAGTTGGCACAGCAACCACCTCTGGCTCTACAACAGGTATAAACcaaaacaaggaagaacaagtcaGTCATCCCTATTGAGCTAATTGACCAACTGGCCAACCAAATTGGGGAAAAAGCCAAGATGCATGCATTGCTTTCTTATTACATTGGGGAAAGAGCAAGAACCTGCATTAAGTCTCATCATATCTATGTATGGGCAATAAGACAAGCACACGAACAGATTGCAAAAGGAGCGTACCATCCAAATTTGGCACCAATGCCACAACTGGCTGCTGCTCCAGTGGAAATGGAAGCCGCTGTGGCTCCTTTGGCAATGGCGGTGGAGATGGACGGCGCGGTGACTCCTTTGGCAACGGACGTGGGGACAGCAGGCGCGGTGGCTCCTTTGGCAAAGGAGGTGGGGACAGCCGGCGCGGTGGCTCCTTTGGCAATGGAGGTGGAGCCGGGGGGCGCGGTGGCTCCTGTGGcaatggaggtggagacgggcgGCGCGGTGGCTCCTGTGGCAATGGAGGTGGAGATGGAATGCGCTGTGGCTCCTCTGGCACCACCTCCACACGCTgaggctcctccacctcggccacggCAGAGTCCTCATTGTCCTCCTCCCCCTTGTCGGTGTCCTTGTCAACATTCTCCTCAGCCTCCAAATCAGGCGGCCGAGGCGATGGCGGCGCCGGTGGCGCCAGCACCCTGCCGGTCTCCTCCCCGAGAGCGCCGCAGAAGGCGCGATGCGTCACGAAGCTGTCCCGTCTGAAGCAAGCAAGCACAGCATCCGATGAATCAAATCAAACGAGGAAAAAcgcaagtttttttttcttccttccGCATCGGGggctgaagaggaggaagaagagaagaagaagaagaagaagcaagcaagcaagcggcGAGCAAGCAATCACGCTGACGCACCTGGTGAAGAGCGTGCCGCAGTCGCAGCGGTACTCGCGGGTGCCGCAGGTCTTGGCGTGCGCCTTGAGGTCGGCCTGCACGGCGTAGCGCTTGCCGCAGCGCGGGCACGCCCAGCGCTTCTCCCCATGCTTTCGGCAGAAGTGCTTCTTGATCCCGGTGAGGTCCCCGAGGGCTCGCGCCGGGGAGTGGTGCACGCAGCCTGGCTCGGGGCACACGTACACCCGGCGGCGCGGCGGGGCCGCGCCCGGCCCGCGCTGCCGCAGCCGCCAGGGGAGGTTGTGGCCTCGGCGGTGCAGCTGCAGGTTCTGGTCCCGCTGGAAGCCCTTGCCGCACACCTCGCACACGAAGCGGTTCGTGGCCAGCAGCGTCCCCGGCGAGAGCGCGATCACCTCGGCGTCCGGATCTGCGGCCGCGGACGGGCAGCGGCggtcaagcaagcaagcaaaccgTCAGAGCACGCACGCGGGCTGGCGCGGAGGTAGTAGCAGTAGTACGCACGCACGCACACCAACCCCAAAGCAACCGCGGGTGGGCAGGCACTGACCTGGCGTCCCGGGCAGGTTCCTCTTCTTCTTGACCGGAGCCGGCGCCGCAGCCGCCAAGGGCACCGCCTCCGCCGGCGCCTCCTGCTCGGGCCCCGCCTCCGGGTCCGTCGGGTGCATCGCCGACGCTCGATCTGTCGCCCGCTCCGTCCCAGCCCCTGGCCCCGCCTCACTGACTGAATCCGGCAGCGCTCGGGGGGAGGTCCGTCCGTCTCTGTGCagcgcgcggcggcgcggcgggcgggcggtggacggggattttttttttcttttcttttctctctctctgctcTGCCTTTGGCGATTATTCTTGCGGCTTGCTTTTCTATTGGGGAGGAGGCTCTGCCTTTGGGCATGTTTGGCTCGTTAGTCTGAATTTTAGTCCGAATGTTTGATATATGcacgaagtattaaatataaattaaaaaataaaataaatacatagattacgactaattgacgagatgaattttttaaatttaattagttgatttgacaatgtggtgttaCAATAAATATTTgctaatgatgggttaattaggtttaataaattcgtctcgtaaattagtcttcatctatataattagttttataattaattcatGTTTAGTTTTCTTAATTAACATTCGAATATTCGATGTAACCTAG
Above is a genomic segment from Miscanthus floridulus cultivar M001 chromosome 3, ASM1932011v1, whole genome shotgun sequence containing:
- the LOC136542524 gene encoding uncharacterized protein; the encoded protein is MHPTDPEAGPEQEAPAEAVPLAAAAPAPVKKKRNLPGTPDPDAEVIALSPGTLLATNRFVCEVCGKGFQRDQNLQLHRRGHNLPWRLRQRGPGAAPPRRRVYVCPEPGCVHHSPARALGDLTGIKKHFCRKHGEKRWACPRCGKRYAVQADLKAHAKTCGTREYRCDCGTLFTRRDSFVTHRAFCGALGEETGRVLAPPAPPSPRPPDLEAEENVDKDTDKGEEDNEDSAVAEVEEPQRVEVVPEEPQRIPSPPPLPQEPPRRPSPPPLPQEPPRPPAPPPLPKEPPRRLSPPPLPKEPPRLLSPRPLPKESPRRPSPPPLPKEPQRLPFPLEQQPVVALVPNLDEPEVVAVPTVTAKLEDEADQDEDTCFQEADQYKDAALEVSNLLDKDTPMLPCFLPSPSEAIGTDGSSTTCGAGGSVSNSIAPSTTTNTFAGLFASATTSTTSQSRSLRDLIGVDPTFLCLAIGPPSMFPQTSASNSGTFAPPPAPHMSATALLQKATEAGATQSSSSFLKEFGLASSSSSSPPSKQLPQGRIADIGTEPWQHRRNQQMEMERHQSHQRREMESSSQPWHPRGTQQMEMERRHRNHQQREMESSSQQWHHHRNHQQREMESSSQQWHHHRNDQQMMGLESYRSNQQMQMESGSQGWLHHRSYQQQMEMDSSLQRWPHHRSNQQQMETMERHYRSNQQQMERESRAMLSGGLGLGLAYESGNSGLPDLMMGPSPLFGPKPAATLDFLGLGIGGTMGGSTVANRGLPALMIGGELDMGSSAQVPAPWEDAKRKTNNGRTIL